One Glycine max cultivar Williams 82 chromosome 3, Glycine_max_v4.0, whole genome shotgun sequence DNA window includes the following coding sequences:
- the LOC100790026 gene encoding serine/threonine-protein kinase PCRK1, with amino-acid sequence MKCFPFSYGEKKDEPKGLQLQSTSGRSDNSMCVEAEVRRSGSELNSQDVSDNGSSESQRRNAIPSLSQRPSNLRVFTVSELKSATKNFSRSVMIGEGGFGCVYLGLIRSAEDSSRRIEVAVKQLSKRGMQGHREWVTEVNVLGIVEHPNLVKLVGYCADDDERGIQRLLIYEYMPNRSVEHHLSHRSETPLPWTRRLKIARDAARGLTYLHEEMDFQIIFRDFKSSNILLDEQWNAKLSDFGLARLGPSDGLTHVSTAVVGTMGYAAPEYVQTGRLTSKNDVWSYGVFLYELITGRRPLDRNRPRREQKLLEWIRPYLSDGKKFQLILDPRLDKKQVFKSAQRLAMIANQCLAKNPKNRPKMSEVLEMVNGMVESSSSSSPQLPLRSVVTLEASQDTETNNKKRTMDQKLGESNWFVRMWRPKLVRTC; translated from the exons ATGAAGTGTTTTCCATTCTCGTAtggagagaaaaaagatgaaccGAAAGGCTTGCAGTTGCAGTCAACATCGGGTCGATCTGACAATTCCATGTGTGTTGAGGCTGAGGTTAGAAGATCCGGTTCTGAGTTAAATTCTCAGGATGTTTCGGACAATGGCAGCTCAGAATCCCAGAGGAGGAATGCAATTCCCAGTTTGTCCCAGAGACCCAGCAACCTCAGAGTGTTTACTGTATCTGAACTGAAATCAGCCACCAAGAATTTCAGTCGCTCTGTTATGATCGGAGAGGGTGGGTTTGGGTGTGTCTACCTGGGATTGATAAGAAGCGCAGAGGACTCCTCcagaagaattgaagttgcagttAAACAACTTAGTAAAAGAGGAATGCAG GGCCATAGGGAATGGGTGACAGAAGTGAATGTTCTGGGCATTGTTGAGCATCCCAATCTTGTGAAACTAGTGGGTTACTGTgctgatgatgatgaaagaggAATCCAGAGGCTTCTAATTTATGAATACATGCCAAACAGAAGTGTGGAACACCATTTATCTCACCGATCAGAGACTCCTCTCCCATGGACTAGGAGATTAAAAATAGCTCGAGATGCAGCTCGTGGGTTAACATACCTGCATGAGGAAATGGATTTCCAG ATAATTTTCAGAGATTTCAAATCTTCAAATATCCTATTGGATGAACAGTGGAATGCAAAGCTATCAGACTTTGGGTTAGCAAGGTTGGGACCATCAGATGGACTGACTCATGTCTCAACGGCG GTTGTAGGAACAATGGGATATGCCGCTCCTGAATATGTTCAAACCGGACGTCTAACTTCAAAGAATGATGTATGGAGCTACGGTGTCTTCCTTTATGAACTCATCACTGGTAGGCGCCCTTTAGATCGAAATCGCCCCAGGCGTGAGCAGAAGTTGTTGGAATGGATAAGGCCATACCTATCAGATGGGAAGAAATTTCAACTAATATTAGATCCAAGACTTGATAAGAAACAAGTCTTCAAGTCAGCCCAGAGACTCGCTATGATTGCTAACCAATGCTTGGCAAAAAATCCCAAGAATCGCCCAAAGATGAGTGAGGTATTGGAAATGGTAAATGGAATGGTAGAATCATCATCCAGTTCTAGTCCACAGTTGCCCCTGAGGAGTGTGGTGACATTGGAAGCTTCCCAGGATACTGAAACAAATAACAAGAAACGAACCATGGATCAGAAGCTCGGAGAAAGTAATTGGTTTGTTAGGATGTGGAGACCAAAGCTTGTAAGAACATGCTGA